Proteins from a genomic interval of Sulfurimonas sp. HSL3-2:
- the queF gene encoding preQ(1) synthase, whose translation MKYGEKIVTEFDIEKDIEIWPNEHKRDYLIKMTLPEFSCLCPRSGYPDYATIYLEYTPNDWVIELKAIKLYINSFRNRYISHENGANEIYELLQTKLKPKYLKVIADYNPRGNVHTVIEIDSSKVEL comes from the coding sequence ATGAAATACGGTGAAAAAATAGTAACAGAATTTGATATAGAAAAAGATATAGAGATATGGCCTAATGAGCATAAACGTGATTATCTTATTAAGATGACACTTCCGGAGTTCAGCTGTCTGTGTCCAAGAAGCGGATACCCGGACTACGCGACGATATATCTCGAATATACACCAAATGACTGGGTCATAGAGTTAAAAGCTATAAAGCTGTATATCAACTCGTTTAGAAACAGATATATTTCACATGAGAACGGTGCAAATGAGATATATGAACTTTTACAAACAAAACTAAAACCGAAATATCTTAAAGTTATTGCCGATTATAACCCTAGAGGAAATGTTCATACGGTAATCGAGATAGACAGTTCTAAAGTGGAGCTGTAA